CATTTTTCATGGGGAGCTGATTTTGAAAAGTTTCTTTCTGGAGACAGATGACAAGGTTGTCCCCGGGCCAAGGCGTCACTGTGGAGGCCTCCTCAGACCGCCCTGACGACAGCATCAATAGGTCCCCTCAACTTCAGAATAACCACAATTGTGACCTTCACTTCTCTCTTGAATATTCTTTTCAGAGTCacttgtccccctcctccctgtccttctcCCCTCTGCAGCATCTGTGTGTGATTACCGTCATCAGATGGTCCATACAGAGCCCGCCAACACAGGAAGCTCGGATTGTGGACATCCCAGCGTGGGGACGGATGGCACATTAGGAGCTTTATTCAGGTCCCACACCCTTACCccccacccacactcacacccttaccccccccccccccccccccccacacactcacacccttaccccccacacccccactccCCACACTCGCACCCAcagtgaccccccccacccacacaccccctacatcccccacagacacacacacatNNNNNNNNNNNNNNNNNNNNNNNNNNNNNNNNNNNNNNNNNNNNNNNNNNNNNNNNNNNNNNNNNNNNNNNNNNNNNNNNNNNNNNNNNNNNNNNNNNNNNNNNNNNNNNNNNNNNNNNNNNNNNNNNNNNNNNNNNNNNNNNNNNNNNNNNNNNNNNNNNNNNNNNNNNNNNNNNNNNNNNNNNNNNNNNNNNNNNNNNNNNNNNNNNNNNNNNNNNNNNNNNNNNNNNNNNNNNNNNNNNNNNNNNNNNNNNNNNNNNNNNNNNNNNNNNNNNNNNNNNNNNNNNNNNNNNNNNNNNNNNNNNNNNNNNNNNNNNNNNNNNNNNNNNNNNNNNNNNNNNNNNNNNNNNNNNNNNNNNNNNNNNNNNNNNNNNNNNNNNNNNNNNNNNNNNNNNNNNNNNNNNNNNNNNNNNNNNNNNNNNNNNNNNNNNNNNNNNNNNNNNNNNNNNNNNNNNNNNNNNNNNNNNNNNNNNNNNNNNNNNNNNNNNNNNNNNNNNNNNCCACAGACTTGGAAAACCCTACATTTGATACGGTAGTTGTGTTAGTTAGAGAGGGGTAGTCATCTTTCTGGAGGCCTGGTACATTCCGGAGGTCACATGTAGACCTGACCTCTCTCCCAGGGCTGCAGCTCAGAGAAGAAGCCATCGGAGAGGGTGAAGCCCTGCTCCAGACCCAGAGGAATCACCTGCAGTTCCTCTTTGATCTCCCAGGGatgcacctcctccaccacctcctgctGCTCTAGGAACAGTGCGGGTTCCTCAAActggtggaggggatggagctGTGCCTGTAACAGCAGatcctggtgctgctgctgctgctgttggagcTGTATGTCCTCCATCATGGTACATCCCATAGCACTGTTCAGTTCTATGTAGCCATAAGAGAGCTGGTTCTGGGCCTGCTCCTGGATGTGGGGCTCGCCCTCTCCACACCACCTGGCCGGCCCAGCAGGGTGCCTCCCCTGCAGACTCAGGTCCAGCTCACAGCCCAGGGAGCTCAGCGCCGTGTTGATGTCCAGGTCCTCGAAGGTACTGCAACTCCCGCTCAGGACGTCGTCGAACACGGACGCCAGGTCAAAATCCCCCCTCAGGATGTCGGCCCCGTTAGCCTCCGTCGCTAGCAGGGGGGACTTGGGCATCCGCACCAGCttgctgttgtgtttgggaGAGAGGTGTTTGCGTTTGCTGCCCACCCCAACCCCGTGGTAGACCTCTGTGTCTGAGAGGAAGCCATTTTGGCTCCGGCCCTGGGAGCCAGTGTGGTACGCCTGGCCCTGCGGCCCTTTGTTCTGTCTGtggctgctgctgccgccgccgcTGTAGTGGTTGGTGGACATCCTCCTGCGTTTGAAGATGCCGTTGACGAACATGTGGGCGTACTGAGGGTCGATCTGCCAAAAGCCCCCCTTCCCCGGCTCGTCCTTCTGCCGTGGAACCTTCATGAAGCACTTGTTGAGGGAGAGGTTGTGGCGGATGGAGTTCTAAGGAAAGGATCATGTTAAGGAACGTGTTAAACCCGTGTTGGAAACAGGTTGTATGTTTGAgacaatctgctgtttgtgtgcgtgcgtgcgtgcacacgtgtctgtgtgtggtcgtCGGTaggtgcatgagtgtgtgtgagagggagccagagagaaaGGACAGAATGAGAGAAATAAAGGCAtgtaaaggggaggagggggtattgttgttgtttgtataGGAAAGCAAATGTACCTAATGAGGCTTTCAAGTAACAGCGCTCAGTGCATTTCAAACATGATCAGCTGGGCTCGGCTGCCAGCTCTCTCAGGAATCCTCattaacactgacacacacacacacacaccatgttctctccctccccctacctAGAACACTTGTCATCAAACCAATGAGACAAGCCACTAGAACACCAGGATGTTTGACATTTCAGAAAGAGATGAATGTTCATTCGAGCAAGCAGGcacatttattttattgttataaaaaaatattaatattGCACGCAGTCCATTTGCTAATATGTTTAATTATATCCATATTCTTGATATTGTgtatagagagaaagatagaaagaaagacagaatccCATAAATGACAGATGGATGAGAGAGGTGGATATTTTACCTGCCAGCTGGGCTCTGCGTGTCTGTAGTAGCAGAAGTTTTCTGTGATCCAGTTGTAAATAGTGGACAGGGTCACTTTGGGCTGGCTACTGGCCTGCATGGCCATACATATAAGAGACGCGTAGGAGTACGGCGGCTTGACTTTCGAGTTGGTCTTGTAATCGACTTCGTCCGGGGGACTGACCTGCGCTGTGATGTGGAGGTGGTCATGCGGGTAGTGTAAAGTCTGTGAGTAATGCGCCCCACGCAAGTCCGTGGAGCTGCTACCGGAGGTAACGGGGCTACCGAGGCATAGAGGCATCCCCGTGGCAGCAGTATCCCCGGCTGGTGGGCTGGACGGCGAGTCGGTGCCTTGGGGGTACAGGCGCTGGTGGTACAGCAAGTGCTGCTGTGAGGGGCAGCCGGAGCTGGTGGGTCGACTCTCTAGATTTGCGCTAAGGATTGAGAAGTTTTGAAGCCAATGGAGGCTGGTGAGACTGTCGTCAAGGTGCTGAGATCCGGCCTCGTCACCCTGACCCTCCGGGTGCACCTGCAGCCATTTCTCTTTAAACATGGCGGCGATCTCCGGGCTCAGCAGAACAGGCATTATGTGCGTAACGGGTTCCTCTCAAAATGTGAGAAAATATAATATCGGAGGTCctagataaaaaataaaaaataaacaaattcgaatgaatacaaataaaaacaatatgtaAAAGTAATTAACCCATTCACGCAATCAAGAGTAACATTACACACAACACTGGCATATGTCCTAATGAACAGCAAGAATATCAACAATACTGAACATGATGCATTAATATTTGTCTACCTCGAATTCAGTTCAGCGATATGCTCGCGAGCTGAGGAGCACCTGTTGCAGCGGTCGGTCCGTCCCTGCGCTCTAACCTATACTCTCCGGGGACCCAGGCGGAGCATCTATCCTTTCGGTAACAAGTGCAGAGTGGGAAGACTCCCAAAGTAGAATCCAAATGTAGCTCACATGAAAAAATAGATAACATCCATATTATGGAATTTAATCCAATCCGCCCAATTCTTCTAATGATGTTCGTCTGTGTGAAGGACAGTGTTTGAATGTTATGCGGAGGTTGAGGAATAGTCCTTGataaaggtggagagacagcccACGAGTCCTTTAACTGTCTTCCAGGTCTCTGATTGGCTCGGTGACTCTTCAGGCTTCACTTGTTCAAGTAAGTCACCCACACGAACGGCTCAACTGGAGActggagacggggggggggggggggggggggggggggggggggggttagaaggAGCTTTCAATTCTGAAGTGTATTAAGAACATGCCGCGCATACAGCCGTTCTGAGTATGTAGCCTTTGGTTTCGGAGTGGTATactctttttttgtcttttttgttcAACTCTGCAGTCTATTGTTCCCGGGAGGAAACTGGTTGAATAGGTAGGAGTGATGTGTTGAGCGACACCGCCCCCTGAAAGCGCTGAAAATTAGCGCCACAAGTCCCGCGTGTGCAGCGTGCACTTTACACTCATCATTCAACACCTTTGTCAACATTGAGCCGGTAAACTGTTATTTGCCATACCACATATCTGGTAAGCACATGTAAAAGGGTATGTGGGTGGTAGACTGCAGTAGGACATGGAATGTTTAACTTTAACTGTAGTCTGACTGAACATTCAGTCAGACTATCCTGTAGACTAACAGGCCTTTGAATAAACCTACACTTATTAGTTCTATGGAAAAAAACGATGTTATTCGGTTTGTCCAGTACATTCCACTCGACAATAGCAATACAATTCACCTGTAGAAAAGTACCCTGGCTTACATTATCCTACTGTGCACTGCCACTCTGTGGAAACACGGTGTATTGCAGTTTAAAAGCAACAGTGCAGAACACCTGCTTGGTAACTCCAGCCCAGATGTTGAGGACCAAGAACATCTACAGTGTAAAGTCAGCCTACCTTACGCCCTGAAGTGGTTAAATGCTGCAGAAGACTATGCTAAATGCAGACCCCTGGACTGAGGTATAGTTAGATAGATAAAAGGCAAATATCTGATTTTATGCCAACACTCCCATACTGATACAGTCTCTGTATTTGCTTCTCTAAATCAAACGTTCACACTAACCTTCAAACCTTTAGGCTTTGTGCTGCACTGTTTCTACTAAGAGGTTTTCGCCTTCATGAACCAGAAGGTGGTGCAATCGCCCAGAGAGCACCTTGTTCGCTACACTAATGGTGAGGATAAGATGTATTCACAGCTAACTCAGGCTGTATATTAAAGGTATAAAACACGTACAGGTACATGCACTCAAACCAAGACAGAGCAGACTGTTGATGCCCTCCTACCCCCGTTACTGTGAAATGTGATATGTGTTCAAGGCAAGTGAGGGACAGAACTGTTAagataaaatacatttgataaGCTAACGCAGCTGCTGCTCATTGTCAGTGACAGAGACTCTTCTTGGAAAATACAACCATTCATTCAAGGGTCTGCTGGTGAAATAAGTCAATGTTTGAACAGCTGTTCTAATTGTTTTAAACTAGAACACTTTATCATGAGAACCTTAGCACAGACAGTTACACTTCCCCcgttctctgcacacacacacacaccacacacacacacacacacacacacacacacacacacacacacacacacacacacacacacacacacacacacacacatacatacatacatgcatacatacattacATGTTTCTTCCTTATGTCCTATAGAGAGTGCTGCAGATAGCAGGATGTTTACAGCATCCAATTTCCCAGAAGAGCATTATTAACTGGAATGAAAGCTAATTTTATACATATGTATCCTTGAAACTGACTGGAAAAAGAGAGGGTCTCCAAAGTCTTATATCTCCCGAGGGTGCTAATAAATAAAGGACAATGGTACCCAGAGGTGTACCATCTTCTACATGATAATTATCATAATTACCATTTGCATCACACTCATTACTGTAATATTGCTACTATCACATTCGCCATTGTGGTAGAGGGACATATTCAGGGTCCTCCTTCACGAAAGAATCAGTGCAGTTCTGAAGGGGAATTCACCTAAACGTTACTTGAATAATTGACTTGGTTACTGCCGATGGGGGAAATACTCCCTGCAATGGCCACACCCATCCAGAATATGTTCATAAGTGTCTATCTATTCCATCTCGTTGTTTAGATACTGCTATGTTTTAGTGTTTTAAATTTAACTCAGATGTGTTTGTAAGATGCTTCTTAAATAAAGCTGACTTTTTGTCATTACTGTATATAATGTACATTTCTAAAATAATATGAGCTCGTTATGACCTTGCAATTACAGATGGAAGACTTTGTTCAATTAAATACATAcatcacaaacaaaaaaacggtACGCCAAATCTCGCAAAACTGTGCAAAAACTGCGCAGACATGACGCTTGCTAATGCTACACTAAATACATCCATGAGTGTCAACGTACGTAACTGTCCTTAGTACCACTCGGAGGAGCAATGTGCTCGTGATGGAAGATTTGTTTACCATATTTGGCAAGATGGTGACACCACGCGCATGGGAATTGGATAGGACCGGCCGTCATTCACAAAATACTGCCTTCTAGAACCTTACAAACAAAGCGTGTGCTCGTGGGACTTGTAGTCCAAAACAAACCATGGTGACATGTTGGCCCACGGATTTTaacctgtgtgtttgaggaggtcGGGCGTGCATTGTTGACATTAAAATTGAGGCATGAAATTCAATATTTTTAGGTTTTTAATTCATTAACACTATCAAATTGTCTTGATTAAAAAGCAGACATGTACTAATAAGCGGAAATGGCATACAACTCCCACTGTCACGTCTTTCATTTTATTGGCTGTCTCTTCACGTCAATCAGGGCGGCGCTCCTACACTACTGCTCTTACAGTAAATATTTGTGTTTGCTCAACCGGCTGTAATGGTGGACGACTGAGGCTGAAAAGAGAGGACTAAAACCACGAAATATTGTTTTTAATCGACAACACGCCTTGCCGCGAGTAGGACTAAAGCTTCGGCGAAGATGGATGAACTCAAACATCAAGTTATGATTAACCAGTTTGTCCTGACGGCCGGGTGCGCGGCGGATCAGGCGAAGCAGCTTTTGCAAGCCGCACATTGGCAATTTGAGGTAGGGTCGGTGTTCGTTCTACATGGAGAGGACGAGCTTGCTGTGCCTAATGTTTATGTCTGACATATCTGAGTTTTGACTGGCCTGCCATATTAATTGATGAGCTATGACCGTAGTCGCATAGTCGCAAGAAGAAGTCGCAAAACCTATTCGAACAATTCACTCAACTTTTATGTATTCATGTTTTGCAAATGTATGTAAAATTGGACATTTCATTTTTATGTTTGATCTACAATCAGTAGTAACGGATGAACCGGTAGAAGCTTATAGCCTACCATACAACTATCCAATTAGAATTGACTCTAGAATAAATACTATAATCCCTCACATTACATGACAGGGGTGACCAGTCTAAATGCTATTATGCAATGATCACCGCTGGCATTGTTTTGACTAGATTTTTGCTGCACGAATGGCTTAGTCTGAGGTTAGATAATCTACACATTATCTGACAGTCGACCTCATTGTTCACGTCATTGTGTTTAtctttaaaacatgtttttttttgtatgtacCCGACAACCAATACAGTGTATTACAGTTGCTAGTAATTAACCATTTATGAATACAATCGATGCGTATAATCTTTTCTTTGATCTCTTTCAGACTGCCCTCAGTGCCTTTTTCCAAGAAACAAATATTCCATACGGCCATCATCATCAAATGGTAAGTAGCCTATACTACAGGGTGTAAACAGTGGCGTCCCTCTAATGTCGTGTATCCAATTACAACAGCTTACTCAAATCAACGGTGTTGTTACTTTGAAGAAACGGGGGGACACACGCAACTGTAATACGTCATGACACATATAGAGCCGTTATTATAGTGTTGTACCACCAATAACAAAGCACATGTCGGCCATGTTGCGAAGTCGAGCTTCCAGAAATAAACACAAGCCAGGCATGCGGCAGCAGAAGCCACGCTCACACACAGGGGGGCTCAGTACTGAGGGAGAGCGGGGAAAGAAACGTTGCATTAGCTCCTGTGGATGACCACGATTACACATTCCAGTGTACCCTATGCCACAAGCGGAACGGCCGTTCATATTTctaagaggggaaaaaaacgcTGTTTCCTGGAAAAGAAAACTGCCTTCAGCAACTGCTGCCGTTGCAGTATATGCCTCCTTGTAATGAAATAATAGTAACGACGGGACTTAAAGCTTAATGCGTTGGAAGTCAAGTATTATAATTTAATGCAAATGGTATCTTAGGAGGAATAAGTGCAAGCAAACTGTGTTCTTGCAATACAGGCTACTGCTGAGTACAGTGCGTGGTTATTATAAAATCTTGTTTGGGTTTTAAAAGCACCCACTCCAACCTAAGCCTTTGTTTTCAGCTATATGGCTGGTCTAGCAACAGCTGCTGGAACATCCCTAGATGGGGATTTCAGGGGAATTGTAGAGCTGAGCGAacggagtgtgcgtgtgtgtatgggtgtacgTGCATCCGAATATTGAATTGCATTCTCCCATTTCTGTCAGATGGACACAAGGCAGCGGAGGACATTTTAGGTCTGTTGTTTTGGATGAGagatggtggagggagagagcagaaaggaaagagagacagcaaggGAAAAGGACGTGTGACACAATATttagttttatgtataaagtgCATGTCTCTATATTTACAGTAGCCCACATTGTTGTCAAACCACTCATGCAAGATTAATAACATCCCAGTGTGCTTAATGTGCAGCTTCAGCACAGAAAACACTGCAGTACTGAATACaatacagtattcaaaagtccATTATCGTCTGTTGATGAAGAAGTAGGTTGACTCCCCAGAACCTTACCAGCCCTGATGTGTCACCTGCATATACTGTGTCAACAATTGGCCAAGAGGGGTCTTCATCTGTCTCTGCAGAGCCTTTGTGTGAACCAGCTATTGCTGCAGCGTAACCCCCCAACACACTATCTGCTGACACGGGCATGGACGGTTTTATCAGGGGGTTTTCTCCACATAGCCAGTGCATacactgggagtcagatggctgagcggtgagggagtcgggctagtaatcagaaggttgccggatcgattccccgccgtgccacatgatgttgtgtccttgggaaaggcacttcaccctacttgcctcggggggaatgtccctgtacttactgtaagtcgctctggataagagcgtctgataaatgactaaatgtaaatgtaaatgcacactCTAGTCTACAGGCCAGCATGACATGTGGATCATGGGCGAAATGGGTTGGAGAGTGAGTCTGCGTGGAGAAACTGGACTGGGGCTGTGAATGCCAGGCCGGCTCGTCTGGGAGCGTGTTCAGGTCTCAGCAGGGCGGCTGCAAGTCCTCACAGCCCAGGGCCCCTGTGCCCTCAGCTCAAAGGTGATCTAATCCACTGCTGTTTGACCTAGCCAGGGAGATCTAAGAGTTTGCCTCAGAGTGTCCTACCACTGACACAGTTTGACGAACAGACCTGAGTGTTTTGGTACTACTcgcctcctctgccccccctgtGCCTAGGTGAATATGGGAATAGTCGTGATGGCACCTCTAGCGCAGAATCCTATGATGTGGTCTCAGCGGCCTTCTCATTTATTGAGTTTTTACTCTCCGTCCATCCCCTATCACGATACAACGCTGCTGTCGAGAGTAGGAGGGCTTGTCTGCTATCACACCACCAGCCTAACCTTTAATCAGGTCATCCCAAATCTATATGATTGCATTCTGGCTGTGGAATTAAACCAGCACCTACTATTTCTCTGAAATCATTACACGTCTCAAGCCAAAAATCGGATAAGAAGTTACAAATGACAACATGTTTTTTACGTGACCGTTGATCCATCTGGAGTTGACCACTAAATGGGTCATGGAACAGTGTTGTAGCACAGGGTGCAGGACAGTGTCCCCTCCCTGGGCTGGTGCTGGTGTTGTGGAAGGGGAGGCTTTAAACTGGGAGCTCTTTCATTCCCCTATCCTGTGGGCTAGAGGCCTCACTGTTTGGAAGCGCACACAACAAACGCTAATCTCTGCACAGAAACCCCATTATAAGGTccatcctgtatgtgtgtgcgtgtgtgtgtgtgtgagagagagagagagagagagagggggaagggccAGGGAATCAGAGGTGGGTGTTGGAGGGTACGAGGCGGCGTGTGTATCTTGACTTGGGACAGAAGGACTGCGATGAATCACTTCTTTTGAGTTGGTCTCTTTCCACACTGTCATGACAACAAAACACAGCCCTTCAGTAGATCCCTGGCCCGTGTGTCTCCTGCGTAGCTGATGTCAGAAGagcggtctgtgtgtgtgtgtgtttgaggcctGTCTGTGTTCAGCCATGTTTAGATTAGGTCTCTTTGTTGTTAATGCATGGCTCTCCTGCTCTGTGgtttcctgctcctctccctgcccatACAAACACTGTCACCGACGCACAGGAAGCTGGCCCTGAACTACCCAAAATGGACCCTTCTTAAAACTCAGACAGGGGTTCTCTACTACTATATACCTTTCGCTACTTCTGCTCaatttattctctctctttctcgacctctttctctgtctctctttctcgacctctctctacctctctctttgtctctctctatcgctctatCTCTATGTCAATCTTGCTGAATTGGATTTGAGAATCTATTGactcagtggtgtgtgtgtggtggggtcaCACATCAGCAGTAGAATGAATGAATCTCCTTTTAACCACAGAGCAGGAAGCAGCATGACTTCCACTTCAGTGCACCAGAAGCATGTGACTGAACACAAACCTAAAAACACCCTTCACACTCACCCAGCCTGGGCTAGGCTTGTATGGATTTGAATGATTGCGCTGTTGTGGTTTATGATGGCTGATGTGATGTCATTTTGCCTTCAGGAGGGACCCGTCATAGTCGCACTGTGGTGAACCAGGCTGTTACAAAAGTAGCTTTCACTGCAGCGAACCCCTCAGGCTGTTGGCCGGCCtgactgtctccctccctgtctccctgcctccctgcctgcctgcctccctgcctgcctgcctccctgcctgcctgtctccctgcctgcctgtctccctccctgcctccctgcctgcctgcctgcctccctgcctgcctgtctccctgcctgcctgtctccctgcctgcctgtctccctccctacctcactgcctgcctgcctgcctccctgcctgcctgtctccttgcctgcctgtctcccggcctacctgtctccctgcctgcctgtctccctgcctacctgtctccctgcctgcctgtctccctgcctacctgtctccctgcctgcctgtctccctgcctgcctgcctgtctccctgcctgcctgtctccctgcctgtctgcctgcctgtctccctgcctgcctgtctccctgcctgcctgtctccctgcctacctgtctccctgcctgtctgcctgcctgtctccctgcctgcctgcctccttaCCTCCCTGCCTCGTCTCTGGGTGGAGCGAAGTTGAACTGGGCACCGTAGGGCATCCATAAAGAAGAGATGAAAGCTTGTTTCCTGGCACTATGAATATTAGAGGTTGGGAAAGTGGGAGCAGAGGAAAGAGGCCAGTTGTTTCTGGTAACTACAAACATGTGGTTTGTGTCTGGGTGGGGCTTTAAAAGATTGTTAGATGGTCCAAACtgctgacacacgcacacacaccgctTCCATTTAGTCTTCCCTCACACACGTAGACTCTCAGCAGCCGGCGGTTGTCTGCCGTTCACGGCCTCCATTCTCTCTACAACAAGGCAGAGTGTGTCGGTCATGGTCCACAGGACAACATGGCCGCCTGACTCACTGTCCGAGAGGCAGTCTCTGTCTGCGGCTCCATATGTTCATCCCACCAGCGGCAGGAcggagggcgagggagggagaggggagatagaAGGAGAGGGTACAAGGGGTACACTGAGAGGAAGGCGTCAGGGGAAAGGGAACTAGAGTTGTGGTTTTTCCGAGAAACAAACTGTTGTGTCTGCCCGGCGAGGTCCGGGACTGAGCGAGTCAATGATGTTTTAACCGTG
This DNA window, taken from Hypomesus transpacificus isolate Combined female chromosome 13, fHypTra1, whole genome shotgun sequence, encodes the following:
- the foxj1b gene encoding forkhead box protein J1-B, translated to MPVLLSPEIAAMFKEKWLQVHPEGQGDEAGSQHLDDSLTSLHWLQNFSILSANLESRPTSSGCPSQQHLLYHQRLYPQGTDSPSSPPAGDTAATGMPLCLGSPVTSGSSSTDLRGAHYSQTLHYPHDHLHITAQVSPPDEVDYKTNSKVKPPYSYASLICMAMQASSQPKVTLSTIYNWITENFCYYRHAEPSWQNSIRHNLSLNKCFMKVPRQKDEPGKGGFWQIDPQYAHMFVNGIFKRRRMSTNHYSGGGSSSHRQNKGPQGQAYHTGSQGRSQNGFLSDTEVYHGVGVGSKRKHLSPKHNSKLVRMPKSPLLATEANGADILRGDFDLASVFDDVLSGSCSTFEDLDINTALSSLGCELDLSLQGRHPAGPARWCGEGEPHIQEQAQNQLSYGYIELNSAMGCTMMEDIQLQQQQQQHQDLLLQAQLHPLHQFEEPALFLEQQEVVEEVHPWEIKEELQVIPLGLEQGFTLSDGFFSELQPWERGQVYM